In Paenibacillus ihbetae, the following are encoded in one genomic region:
- the secA gene encoding preprotein translocase subunit SecA gives MLGLVKKIFGDTNERDVKRLMKTVDVINKMEPEFEALSDEQLKAKTEEFRARIEKGETPEELLPEAFATVREASKRVLGKRHYDVQLVGGMALHEGKIAEMKTGEGKTLVGTLPVYLNALLGKGVHVVTVNDYLAQRDSEEMGQIYNFLGMTVGLNLSGMEHPEKQHAYACDITYGTNNEFGFDYLRDNMVLYKEQMVQRPLYFCIIDEVDSILIDEARTPLIISGQAQKSTELYYAADRFVKRLVPEEDYTVDIKVKSVSLTEKGVATAERIFGIDNLYDHNHVTLNHHIVQALKANVIMRRDVDYVVTDDEVVIVDEFTGRLMAGRRYSDGLHQAIEAKEGIEVQNESMTLATITFQNYFRMYRKLAGMTGTAKTEEEEFKKIYGLEVLQIPTNRPNQRIDMPDVVYKSEEGKFRAVVNEIVERHKKNQPVLVGTVSIENSERLSEMLKRKGVQHKVLNAKYHAEEAEIISRAGQPGAVTIATNMAGRGTDILLGDGVQEIGGLHIIGTERHESRRIDNQLRGRAGRQGDPGSTQFYLSLGDELMKRFGTDNVLNMMERLGFEEDQPIESKMITRAVESAQKRVEGNNFDMRKVVLQYDDVMNQQREIIYKQRREILESEDIKQIVVDMIKPVIERVVEAHCSDDIPENWDLQDVADYINSKLLDEGAVTREDLWGKEAQEITDYLFERVMQKYDEREQAIGPEMVREFEKVIVLRAVDSKWMDHIDAMDQLRQGIHLRAYGGTDPLREYQFEGFEMFNAMIATIQEEVATYIMKAQIATNQERQAVVDENKVSTNSSSEPAEKRPVQVGEQIGRNDPCPCGSGKKFKHCHGQNA, from the coding sequence ATGCTAGGACTTGTCAAAAAGATTTTCGGCGACACCAATGAACGTGATGTCAAACGTCTCATGAAGACGGTCGATGTAATCAACAAAATGGAACCGGAATTTGAGGCGCTCTCAGACGAGCAGCTTAAAGCGAAAACCGAAGAGTTCCGTGCGCGGATCGAGAAAGGTGAGACGCCTGAGGAGTTGCTTCCTGAAGCGTTTGCGACAGTCCGCGAGGCTTCCAAACGGGTGCTCGGCAAGCGTCATTACGACGTGCAGCTGGTCGGCGGGATGGCCCTCCACGAAGGTAAAATTGCAGAAATGAAGACCGGTGAAGGTAAGACCCTTGTAGGTACCCTGCCGGTATACTTGAATGCCCTGCTTGGCAAAGGAGTTCACGTGGTTACCGTCAATGATTACCTGGCGCAGCGTGACAGCGAAGAGATGGGGCAGATATATAATTTCCTGGGCATGACCGTCGGGCTCAACCTGAGCGGCATGGAGCACCCGGAGAAACAGCATGCTTACGCCTGCGACATTACTTACGGAACGAACAATGAGTTCGGTTTCGATTACTTGCGGGACAACATGGTGCTGTACAAGGAACAGATGGTTCAGCGTCCGCTGTACTTCTGTATCATTGACGAAGTGGACTCCATCCTGATCGACGAAGCGCGTACGCCGCTGATTATTTCGGGGCAGGCTCAGAAATCCACCGAGCTGTACTATGCAGCTGACCGGTTCGTGAAGCGTCTCGTTCCGGAAGAAGACTACACGGTGGACATCAAGGTCAAATCCGTATCCCTTACGGAAAAAGGGGTGGCTACCGCAGAGCGTATCTTCGGTATCGACAACCTGTACGACCATAACCATGTCACGTTGAACCACCATATTGTGCAGGCACTGAAGGCCAATGTCATCATGCGCCGTGACGTTGACTACGTCGTGACGGACGATGAAGTGGTTATCGTCGACGAGTTTACGGGCCGCCTGATGGCCGGACGCCGTTATAGCGACGGTCTGCACCAGGCGATCGAAGCGAAGGAAGGCATCGAGGTACAGAACGAGAGCATGACCCTCGCGACCATCACCTTCCAGAACTACTTCCGGATGTACCGCAAGCTGGCGGGCATGACCGGTACGGCGAAGACAGAGGAAGAGGAGTTCAAGAAGATCTACGGTCTTGAAGTGCTGCAAATTCCGACGAACCGGCCGAACCAGCGGATTGATATGCCGGACGTAGTATACAAGAGTGAGGAAGGCAAGTTCAGAGCGGTCGTGAACGAGATCGTCGAGCGCCATAAGAAAAATCAGCCGGTGCTCGTGGGTACCGTTTCGATCGAGAACTCCGAGCGCCTGTCCGAAATGCTGAAGCGCAAAGGGGTTCAGCATAAAGTGCTGAACGCGAAATACCATGCGGAGGAAGCTGAGATTATCTCGCGCGCAGGCCAGCCTGGAGCCGTTACGATCGCCACCAACATGGCGGGTCGCGGTACCGATATTTTGCTGGGTGATGGCGTGCAAGAGATCGGCGGTCTGCATATTATCGGTACCGAGCGCCATGAATCGCGCCGGATCGATAACCAGCTGCGCGGTCGTGCCGGCCGTCAGGGCGACCCGGGTTCTACGCAGTTCTATCTGTCCCTGGGCGATGAGCTGATGAAGCGTTTCGGTACGGACAACGTGCTGAACATGATGGAACGCCTTGGCTTTGAAGAAGATCAGCCGATCGAGAGCAAGATGATCACCCGTGCGGTCGAATCCGCGCAGAAGCGGGTAGAAGGCAATAACTTCGATATGCGTAAGGTCGTACTCCAGTATGACGACGTGATGAACCAACAGCGCGAAATCATTTACAAGCAGCGCCGGGAGATTCTGGAGTCCGAGGATATCAAACAGATCGTTGTTGATATGATCAAGCCGGTCATCGAGCGTGTAGTTGAAGCTCACTGCAGCGACGATATTCCGGAGAACTGGGATTTGCAGGACGTTGCCGATTACATCAACAGCAAGCTGCTGGACGAAGGCGCGGTTACGCGCGAGGATCTCTGGGGCAAGGAAGCCCAAGAGATCACCGATTACCTCTTCGAGCGTGTCATGCAGAAGTATGACGAGCGCGAGCAGGCGATCGGTCCGGAAATGGTGCGCGAGTTCGAGAAGGTTATCGTGCTCCGTGCGGTAGACAGCAAGTGGATGGATCATATCGACGCAATGGATCAACTGCGTCAGGGTATCCACCTCCGTGCTTACGGCGGTACCGATCCGCTTCGCGAATACCAATTCGAGGGCTTTGAGATGTTTAACGCCATGATTGCGACGATCCAAGAGGAAGTCGCCACGTATATCATGAAAGCTCAAATCGCCACGAACCAGGAGCGCCAAGCGGTAGTGGACGAGAACAAGGTATCCACGAACAGCAGCAGCGAGCCTGCCGAGAAGCGTCCGGTTCAGGTCGGTGAACAGATCGGCCGCAACGATCCTTGCCCATGCGGCAGCGGCAAGAAGTTCAAGCACTGCCATGGACAGAACGCATAA